In a genomic window of Chryseobacterium sp. G0162:
- the tenA gene encoding thiaminase II yields the protein MKWSEQTWNAIEKHYQSILDMPFIKELSDGTLPQKKFRFYMAQDSLYLEHFGRTLSIIAAKITDLQDVLTFMRFAENAIVVENALHESYFKDFGLSDKGVLEPACHHYIHFLRSTAALESVEIAVAAVLPCFWIYREVGNYIYEIQNTVNNPYEKWIATYAGEEFSAAVEQAIAIGDKIAENSTEETRKKMTEAFIMASRMEFHFWEAAYELKRWK from the coding sequence ATGAAATGGTCTGAACAAACCTGGAACGCTATAGAAAAACATTATCAGTCTATCCTTGATATGCCTTTTATCAAAGAACTTTCTGATGGTACCCTACCACAGAAAAAATTCCGTTTTTATATGGCTCAGGACTCTTTATATCTGGAGCACTTTGGAAGAACACTCTCAATCATTGCTGCAAAGATTACTGATCTTCAGGATGTACTCACTTTTATGCGGTTCGCTGAAAATGCCATTGTAGTAGAAAATGCCCTGCATGAATCTTACTTCAAAGATTTTGGTTTGAGTGATAAAGGGGTTTTAGAACCTGCTTGCCATCATTATATTCACTTTCTGAGAAGTACGGCAGCTCTGGAATCTGTGGAAATTGCAGTTGCCGCAGTTCTCCCCTGCTTCTGGATTTATCGTGAGGTTGGAAATTATATTTACGAGATTCAAAACACCGTTAACAATCCCTATGAAAAATGGATCGCCACCTATGCTGGAGAAGAGTTTTCAGCGGCAGTGGAACAGGCTATTGCTATAGGTGATAAAATAGCAGAAAATAGTACTGAAGAAACCAGAAAAAAAATGACCGAAGCTTTTATTATGGCATCCAGAATGGAATTCCACTTTTGGGAAGCTGCTTACGAATTGAAAAGATGGAAGTAA
- a CDS encoding TonB-dependent receptor plug domain-containing protein — MRNKKTILSASVLFFLGVFTYGQEKDSIKTKKDSVTTNKVEEVVILGSRAGARSKADSPVPVDVFNLKEASVVLPQSSIGQILNAIAPSFTSTVQTNSDGTDHLDPAQLRGLGPDQVLVLVNGKRRHTSALVNVNGTPGRGTVGTDLNAIPSFALNRIEVLRDGAAAQYGSDAIAGVMNLELKRDTGKLTGQISYGGNLTPAANDHTGNFDGQNIQLDLNYGNKIGTKGGFFNITWSSQFRNPTYRAGTENAPIYNAYNAIEQRALKNGVNLSSLFTDIGNTPNSQQIVNYIHQYAPEVSYFSQDLQTAIQGANSISALQKVLSDPTRFTTNYLNYITDQELAYRGQTRKDFNMQVGQSKLNNHQLFINAEVPVSDNWKVYTFGGYSLRHGVSGGFYRRPRESRTFTGLYPSGYLPQIGTDIQDISLAAGIKGKWEGWNIDFSNTFGQNSFTYNIRNTGNTSLRFASPNEFDAGGLRFTQNTINLDFSKKYDVLEGLNVAFGGEHRFENFKMTAGEEASYTTYDVLGNPWNNTTSRPTDFFGASLPGGSQVFSGFKPENAVNKNRQSLAAYADVELNFTSWLLVDAAARYENYSDFGSTFNYKLASRIKVAPNFNVRFAGSTGFRAPSIHQIYYNVTSTLFTGGQLLEVGTYSNDSRLAGQLNIPKLKQETSKSASVGFTYKIPSVNLTFTADGYFTKIDNRIILTDQFLRKDVPTDAQIEFDKLNVNAAQFFTNAIDTETKGLDIVISHNARFSGVKLDNNFAINLNQTKQVGEIHSAGLLKSPALEKVYFSEKSRIYLEEAVPRVKASLSHTLTWKGASFYLRNTYFGKVTGADVLDANGDGIIGFNEHQTIGDKIITDISAAYQFTKNIGLTVGVNNLFDIYPTKNLPASSNNDQFIYSRSTSQFGQNGRYVFTRLNFNF, encoded by the coding sequence ATGAGAAATAAAAAAACTATTCTTTCCGCTTCTGTTCTATTCTTTTTAGGAGTTTTTACCTATGGACAGGAGAAAGACAGCATTAAAACAAAAAAAGACAGTGTCACAACCAATAAAGTAGAAGAAGTTGTTATCCTTGGATCCAGAGCCGGAGCCAGATCAAAAGCAGACAGTCCGGTACCTGTAGATGTATTCAACCTTAAGGAAGCTTCAGTTGTACTTCCCCAGTCAAGTATCGGGCAAATTCTAAATGCCATTGCACCCTCTTTTACCTCTACTGTTCAAACCAATTCGGATGGAACAGATCATTTGGATCCTGCCCAGTTGAGAGGATTGGGACCGGATCAGGTATTGGTATTGGTCAACGGAAAAAGAAGACACACTTCTGCACTGGTTAATGTAAACGGAACACCGGGAAGAGGAACTGTAGGAACTGACTTAAATGCTATTCCTTCTTTTGCTTTAAACAGAATAGAAGTCTTAAGAGATGGAGCTGCCGCGCAATATGGTTCTGATGCAATTGCCGGAGTGATGAACCTTGAATTAAAAAGAGATACCGGAAAACTAACCGGTCAGATCAGCTATGGTGGAAACTTAACGCCTGCAGCGAACGATCATACCGGGAATTTTGACGGACAGAATATTCAGCTTGACCTGAATTATGGAAATAAAATAGGAACCAAAGGTGGTTTTTTCAATATTACCTGGTCTTCACAGTTTAGAAACCCTACGTACAGGGCAGGAACAGAAAATGCTCCTATTTATAATGCTTATAATGCTATTGAGCAACGTGCCCTGAAAAATGGAGTCAATCTTTCTTCTCTTTTTACTGATATTGGAAATACTCCAAATTCTCAGCAAATTGTAAACTATATTCACCAATATGCACCAGAAGTAAGTTATTTTTCTCAGGATTTACAAACTGCTATACAGGGAGCTAATTCTATTTCCGCTTTACAGAAAGTTTTGTCGGATCCTACCAGGTTTACTACCAATTATTTGAATTATATCACCGATCAGGAACTTGCTTACAGAGGGCAGACGAGAAAAGATTTCAACATGCAGGTAGGGCAGTCTAAACTTAATAATCACCAGCTTTTTATCAATGCTGAGGTACCTGTAAGTGATAACTGGAAGGTGTATACTTTTGGAGGATACAGTTTAAGACATGGAGTTTCTGGAGGATTTTACAGAAGACCGAGGGAAAGCAGAACCTTTACAGGCTTATATCCTAGCGGTTACCTGCCACAGATAGGAACCGATATTCAGGATATTTCATTAGCAGCAGGAATTAAAGGAAAATGGGAAGGATGGAATATTGATTTCAGCAATACCTTTGGACAAAACTCCTTTACCTACAATATCAGAAATACCGGAAACACTTCTTTAAGGTTTGCTTCTCCTAATGAGTTTGATGCAGGAGGATTAAGGTTTACCCAAAATACCATCAATTTAGATTTCTCTAAAAAATATGATGTTCTGGAGGGATTGAATGTAGCATTTGGAGGAGAGCACCGTTTTGAGAATTTTAAAATGACTGCTGGTGAAGAAGCATCATATACTACCTATGATGTTTTAGGAAATCCATGGAATAATACTACATCAAGGCCTACAGACTTTTTTGGAGCTTCTTTGCCAGGAGGTTCACAGGTATTCAGTGGTTTCAAACCTGAAAATGCGGTGAATAAGAATAGACAGTCGTTGGCAGCGTATGCAGATGTAGAGTTAAACTTTACCAGCTGGCTTTTAGTGGATGCAGCAGCGAGATATGAGAATTATTCGGATTTTGGATCTACATTTAATTATAAATTAGCTTCAAGAATCAAAGTAGCTCCTAATTTTAATGTGAGATTTGCAGGGTCTACAGGATTCAGGGCTCCATCTATACACCAGATTTACTATAATGTAACTTCTACCTTATTTACAGGAGGACAGCTTCTGGAAGTGGGAACATACAGTAATGATTCCCGATTGGCAGGACAGTTGAATATCCCAAAACTTAAACAGGAAACCTCAAAGTCAGCGAGTGTAGGATTTACGTATAAAATTCCATCAGTGAATTTGACATTCACAGCGGACGGTTATTTTACTAAGATTGATAACAGAATTATTCTTACCGATCAGTTTTTAAGAAAAGATGTACCTACCGATGCTCAAATAGAATTTGATAAATTAAATGTAAATGCAGCTCAGTTTTTCACCAATGCCATCGATACGGAAACAAAAGGGTTGGATATTGTTATTTCCCATAACGCAAGATTTTCAGGCGTAAAACTGGATAATAATTTTGCGATCAACTTGAACCAGACTAAGCAGGTGGGTGAAATTCATTCAGCAGGGCTGTTGAAATCTCCGGCTCTTGAAAAGGTCTATTTCTCTGAAAAATCAAGAATCTATCTGGAAGAGGCCGTACCAAGAGTAAAAGCAAGCCTTTCTCACACATTAACATGGAAAGGAGCAAGTTTCTATCTTAGAAATACTTATTTCGGAAAAGTAACCGGTGCCGATGTTCTTGATGCTAACGGAGATGGAATTATAGGATTTAATGAGCATCAAACAATAGGAGATAAGATTATCACCGATATTTCTGCAGCGTATCAGTTTACCAAAAATATCGGGTTGACGGTAGGTGTTAATAACCTGTTTGATATTTATCCTACTAAAAATTTACCGGCTTCAAGTAATAACGATCAGTTTATTTATTCGCGCTCCACTTCACAGTTTGGGCAGAACGGACGGTATGTTTTCACAAGACTTAATTTCAATTTTTAA
- a CDS encoding ATP-dependent helicase: protein MDYLKGLNESQYEAVTSLQGPLMVLAGAGSGKTRVLTMRIAHLISNGIDPFNILALTFTNKAAREMKERIAKVVGDSNARSLWMGTFHSVFARILRIEGHNLGYPSNFTIYDQQDALNVIKKVLKDMNIDADLYKPKKVQARISTYKNNLITVKAYFNNPELMEADEKANMKFIGQIYQKYVEACFRNGSMDFDDLLLKTNELLTRFPEVLAKYQDRFRYIMVDEYQDTNHSQYLIVKALASKFENICVVGDDAQSIYSFRGANIYNILNFKKDYPDAITVSLEQNYRSTQNIVNAANVVIAKNLQQFKKNVFSDNEEGDKIKIYRSLSDADEANFVAGNIWELRNRDQRKYSDFAILYRTNSQTRAFEDALRRKNIPYKVYGGLSFYQRKEVKDLIGYLRLLINENDSEALMRIINYPARGIGETTQNKLIVFADAQNLSVSKVLDNLPMYAPQLGLNNGVLNKLNDFWSMIKAFQVLLKTETAYSVAMEVAKRSGLIKFLKDDQTPEGISRVENVQELMNSMQGFIEEQIQLEDGDPSLSNFLENIALSADTQDKESEDDMVSLMTIHLSKGLEFPVVHLVGLEENLFPSFMSSATREDLEEERRLFYVALTRAEKQVFFSYAISRFQWGKITDAEPSRFLSEIDDEYIEFLNPAMEKRFINNSGVKSNIFDEHPSELKSFKKVEKKTLNRSEDNSKPAQEVRKLKPVSTAKIINPSGASSQDIEVGDKVRHDRFGVGEVTFLDGTDPQNIKAKVVFMHEGEKNLILKYAKLIKI from the coding sequence ATGGATTATCTGAAAGGACTCAATGAATCACAATATGAAGCCGTTACCTCTTTACAAGGACCTTTGATGGTGCTTGCAGGGGCAGGTTCTGGTAAAACACGTGTGCTTACGATGCGTATTGCTCACCTTATCTCTAACGGAATAGATCCTTTCAACATCCTTGCCCTTACCTTTACGAATAAAGCGGCCCGTGAAATGAAAGAACGTATCGCAAAGGTAGTAGGAGACAGCAATGCAAGAAGTCTTTGGATGGGAACTTTTCACTCCGTTTTTGCCAGAATTTTACGGATTGAAGGGCATAATCTTGGGTATCCTTCCAATTTTACCATTTACGATCAGCAGGACGCATTGAATGTGATTAAAAAAGTATTGAAGGATATGAATATCGATGCTGATCTTTATAAACCCAAAAAAGTTCAGGCGAGAATTTCTACTTACAAAAACAACCTGATTACAGTAAAAGCTTATTTCAACAATCCGGAACTGATGGAAGCTGATGAAAAAGCAAATATGAAATTCATTGGACAAATCTATCAAAAGTATGTAGAAGCATGTTTTAGAAACGGATCTATGGATTTTGATGATCTGTTATTGAAAACCAATGAGTTATTGACCCGTTTTCCGGAGGTATTAGCCAAATATCAGGATAGATTCAGATATATCATGGTAGATGAGTACCAGGATACCAACCATTCCCAGTATCTTATTGTAAAAGCACTGGCTTCTAAATTTGAAAATATCTGTGTGGTAGGGGATGATGCCCAATCTATTTACTCTTTCCGTGGAGCTAATATTTATAATATCCTGAATTTTAAAAAGGATTACCCGGATGCCATCACTGTATCTTTGGAACAAAACTACCGTTCCACACAAAACATTGTAAATGCAGCGAATGTTGTTATTGCTAAAAACTTACAGCAGTTTAAGAAAAATGTTTTCAGTGATAACGAAGAAGGAGATAAAATAAAAATATACCGTTCCCTTTCTGATGCTGATGAAGCGAACTTTGTAGCCGGAAATATCTGGGAACTGCGAAACCGTGACCAGAGAAAGTATAGCGACTTTGCTATTTTATACAGAACCAATTCTCAGACCAGAGCATTTGAAGATGCGCTGAGACGTAAAAATATTCCATACAAGGTGTATGGAGGACTTTCATTCTACCAAAGGAAAGAAGTTAAAGATTTAATCGGTTATCTGCGTCTTTTAATCAATGAAAATGATTCGGAGGCATTAATGAGAATCATTAACTATCCGGCCAGAGGAATTGGAGAAACTACACAGAACAAATTAATTGTTTTTGCAGATGCTCAGAATCTTTCTGTTTCAAAAGTGTTGGATAACCTGCCCATGTATGCTCCTCAATTAGGACTTAATAATGGTGTTTTAAACAAGCTGAATGATTTCTGGTCAATGATTAAAGCATTCCAGGTATTGTTGAAAACCGAAACTGCCTACAGTGTAGCTATGGAAGTGGCTAAACGAAGTGGGTTGATTAAGTTTTTAAAAGATGACCAAACCCCTGAAGGAATATCAAGAGTAGAAAACGTTCAGGAATTGATGAACTCAATGCAAGGGTTTATTGAAGAACAAATACAGCTGGAAGACGGAGATCCGAGTCTTTCCAATTTCCTTGAGAATATTGCCCTTTCTGCAGATACTCAGGATAAGGAATCAGAAGATGATATGGTATCATTAATGACCATTCACCTTTCCAAAGGTTTAGAGTTCCCTGTTGTACACTTGGTGGGTCTTGAAGAGAACCTTTTCCCAAGTTTCATGAGTTCAGCCACCCGAGAAGATCTTGAAGAGGAAAGAAGATTGTTCTATGTAGCATTAACCAGAGCTGAAAAACAAGTATTCTTCTCTTATGCAATTTCCCGCTTCCAATGGGGGAAAATTACAGATGCAGAACCATCAAGATTCTTAAGTGAAATTGATGATGAGTATATAGAATTCCTTAATCCGGCTATGGAAAAAAGGTTTATCAATAATTCTGGAGTAAAATCCAATATTTTTGATGAACATCCATCTGAATTAAAATCTTTCAAAAAGGTAGAGAAAAAGACACTTAATAGAAGTGAAGATAATTCAAAACCTGCTCAGGAAGTAAGAAAATTGAAACCGGTAAGCACTGCCAAAATCATCAATCCAAGTGGAGCTTCCTCTCAGGATATTGAAGTGGGAGATAAAGTGAGACACGATCGTTTCGGCGTTGGGGAAGTTACTTTCCTGGATGGGACAGATCCTCAGAATATCAAAGCAAAAGTTGTATTCATGCATGAAGGAGAGAAGAACCTGATTCTGAAATATGCTAAACTTATTAAGATTTAA
- a CDS encoding M16 family metallopeptidase: MKKRLLSAAAVAFFGLMLNAQQIKFEEYDLPNGLHVILHQDNSAPVVTTGVMYHVGAKDEVKGRTGFAHFFEHLLFEGTPNIKRGDWFKIVSSNGGQNNANTTNDRTYYYETFPSNNEQLGLWMEAERMRHAVINQIGVDTQREVVKEEKRLRMDNQPYGNLFSTIQKNLFTNHPYNWPTIGSMEDLNAAKLEEFQAFYKKFYIPNNATLVVAGDIKPEQTKKWIEEYYGAIPKGTVTPKDFPKDAPITQEKEVTATDPNIQLPAYVFAYRTPANKEKDAYVLDMLSSYLSNGKSSVLYKKLVDQEKKALQVAAFNQGLEDYSIFAFFAIPMGQTSKQTLQTDIDAEIKKLQTTLISDEDYQKIQNQFENQFVNQNSSIQGIAASLATNHVLMGNTNLINKEIDIYRSITKQDIQNAAKKYLNSNQRIIINYVPEKK; this comes from the coding sequence ATGAAAAAGCGACTTCTTTCTGCTGCTGCCGTAGCTTTCTTCGGGCTCATGCTGAATGCACAGCAAATCAAATTCGAAGAGTATGACCTTCCCAATGGTCTTCATGTAATTCTTCACCAGGATAATTCAGCTCCGGTAGTCACTACAGGTGTGATGTATCATGTAGGAGCTAAAGATGAAGTAAAAGGAAGAACTGGTTTTGCCCACTTCTTTGAACACCTTTTATTCGAAGGAACTCCAAACATTAAAAGAGGAGATTGGTTTAAGATCGTTTCCTCAAACGGAGGCCAGAACAACGCCAATACCACCAACGACAGAACCTATTACTATGAAACTTTCCCTTCCAATAACGAGCAGCTTGGGCTTTGGATGGAAGCTGAAAGAATGCGTCACGCTGTTATCAATCAGATTGGAGTAGATACCCAAAGAGAAGTAGTAAAAGAGGAAAAAAGATTAAGAATGGATAACCAGCCTTATGGAAACCTTTTCTCCACAATTCAGAAGAATCTTTTTACCAATCACCCATACAATTGGCCAACCATTGGCTCCATGGAAGATCTTAACGCGGCAAAACTTGAAGAGTTCCAGGCTTTTTATAAGAAATTCTATATACCAAACAATGCTACTTTAGTGGTTGCAGGAGACATTAAACCTGAACAGACTAAAAAATGGATTGAAGAATATTACGGCGCTATTCCAAAAGGGACAGTTACTCCAAAAGATTTCCCTAAAGATGCTCCAATTACTCAGGAAAAAGAAGTGACTGCTACTGATCCGAATATTCAGCTTCCGGCTTATGTTTTTGCTTACAGAACACCAGCTAATAAAGAAAAAGATGCTTATGTTTTAGACATGCTTTCTTCTTATTTAAGCAATGGAAAATCTTCTGTTTTATACAAAAAATTAGTTGACCAGGAGAAAAAAGCACTTCAGGTAGCTGCTTTTAATCAAGGGCTTGAAGATTACAGTATTTTTGCCTTCTTTGCCATTCCAATGGGACAAACTTCTAAGCAGACTTTACAGACTGATATTGATGCGGAGATTAAAAAACTTCAGACTACTTTAATTTCTGATGAGGATTATCAAAAAATTCAGAATCAGTTTGAAAATCAATTTGTGAATCAGAATTCAAGCATTCAGGGAATCGCGGCATCTTTAGCAACAAACCATGTATTAATGGGAAATACTAACCTTATTAATAAGGAAATTGATATCTACAGATCTATCACGAAACAGGATATCCAGAATGCAGCTAAAAAATATCTGAATTCCAACCAAAGAATCATCATCAATTACGTTCCTGAGAAAAAATAA
- a CDS encoding M16 family metallopeptidase yields the protein MKKQFTYIAAAFLFAGMLSAQKIDLNAMPKPGPTPAINIAKPKTFQLSNGLTVMVVENNKLPRVNTTLSMDRPPYYEGNITGVSMLMAEQLDNGTTHLSKDEFNKKVDFLGANINFSSNGAASNSLSKYFPEVLGLMADAIVNPKFSAEEVQNAKERIVEGLKADEKNASSIAEKVSNALMYGKNTSRGEFETIESINKIQLADIQNIYNKYYAPDNAYLVIVGDVKFDQIKPLVEKAFGNWKKSNTKFAALEPASNVAKTEINVVDVPSAVQSVLSVSNLNNLKMKDPNYFPATMANYILGGGGEARLFMNLREKNGFTYGAYSSMNASKYSPDFSAETSVRNDVTDKAVKEMMNELNAISTVKPEELENAKAKLKGSFIMSLEKPETIAKFALNQKVQDLPSDFYTNYLKSIDKVTAADVSNAVKATILPNQSRIFIAGKASDIAEGLEKLGYPVKYFDKEANPVTKPSAQKVDASVTIGSVADKYINAIGGLATVQKVTSITADATTKVQGMDMNMKLIQGKGGKMMMEMKMMGNTLQKIVFDGKEGYAEAQGQKIPLNDKQKASMTEPELFPELTFAKSTELKLAGIEKYNNEDSYVVKGPKQTYYYSVKTGLKTGEIKVGEGGSMPTNFADYRDVSGVKLPFTIIQNMGGMEINLAVQSYQLNQAKDSDFK from the coding sequence ATGAAAAAGCAATTCACTTATATAGCAGCGGCATTTTTATTTGCAGGAATGCTTTCTGCCCAAAAAATTGACCTTAATGCAATGCCAAAACCGGGACCTACTCCTGCAATCAACATTGCCAAACCAAAAACATTTCAGCTCAGCAACGGATTAACCGTAATGGTTGTTGAAAACAATAAACTGCCAAGAGTAAATACTACGCTCTCTATGGACAGACCTCCTTATTATGAAGGAAACATAACAGGAGTAAGCATGCTTATGGCAGAGCAACTTGATAATGGAACAACTCATCTTAGCAAGGATGAGTTTAATAAAAAAGTAGACTTTCTGGGAGCTAATATCAACTTCTCTTCTAACGGAGCTGCTTCAAACTCTCTTTCAAAATATTTCCCAGAAGTGTTGGGACTCATGGCTGATGCCATCGTAAATCCAAAATTCTCTGCTGAAGAAGTTCAAAATGCAAAAGAAAGAATTGTTGAAGGATTAAAAGCTGATGAAAAAAATGCTTCCTCTATTGCTGAAAAAGTATCCAATGCTTTGATGTATGGAAAGAATACATCAAGAGGAGAATTTGAAACTATTGAATCTATCAATAAAATTCAACTGGCGGACATTCAGAATATTTACAATAAATACTACGCTCCGGATAATGCTTACTTAGTCATTGTAGGAGATGTAAAATTTGACCAGATCAAACCTCTGGTTGAGAAAGCTTTTGGAAACTGGAAAAAATCAAATACAAAATTTGCAGCTTTAGAACCCGCTTCGAATGTTGCCAAAACAGAGATCAATGTGGTTGATGTACCTTCTGCTGTACAATCTGTATTATCTGTAAGCAACCTGAACAATCTTAAGATGAAAGACCCTAATTACTTCCCTGCTACGATGGCCAATTATATTCTCGGTGGCGGTGGCGAAGCAAGGCTTTTCATGAATCTTAGAGAAAAGAACGGATTTACTTACGGGGCCTATTCAAGTATGAATGCAAGCAAGTATTCTCCTGATTTTTCAGCGGAAACCAGCGTAAGAAATGATGTTACAGATAAGGCCGTGAAAGAAATGATGAATGAACTTAACGCCATTTCTACGGTTAAGCCAGAAGAATTAGAAAATGCTAAAGCTAAACTGAAAGGTTCTTTCATTATGTCTTTGGAAAAACCTGAAACCATTGCCAAATTTGCTTTAAACCAAAAAGTACAGGACCTTCCTTCAGATTTTTATACTAATTATTTAAAATCTATTGACAAGGTTACCGCAGCGGATGTCTCTAATGCTGTAAAAGCAACTATTCTTCCGAATCAAAGCAGAATTTTCATTGCAGGGAAAGCTTCTGATATTGCTGAAGGGCTTGAAAAACTAGGCTATCCTGTAAAATATTTTGATAAAGAAGCCAATCCGGTAACAAAACCATCAGCACAGAAAGTTGATGCTAGTGTAACCATTGGATCTGTAGCGGATAAATACATCAATGCAATTGGAGGCTTAGCAACTGTTCAAAAAGTAACTTCCATTACTGCCGATGCAACAACTAAAGTTCAGGGAATGGATATGAACATGAAGCTGATCCAAGGGAAAGGTGGAAAAATGATGATGGAAATGAAAATGATGGGCAATACCCTTCAGAAAATCGTTTTTGATGGTAAAGAGGGATATGCTGAAGCACAGGGACAAAAAATTCCTTTGAATGATAAACAAAAAGCTTCTATGACAGAACCGGAACTTTTCCCGGAACTTACTTTTGCTAAATCAACAGAATTGAAATTAGCAGGAATCGAAAAGTATAACAATGAAGATTCTTATGTGGTAAAAGGACCGAAGCAAACCTATTATTACAGTGTAAAAACCGGTTTAAAAACGGGTGAGATAAAAGTTGGAGAAGGAGGTTCTATGCCAACAAACTTCGCTGACTATAGAGACGTATCAGGCGTGAAACTTCCGTTCACTATTATCCAGAATATGGGTGGAATGGAGATCAACCTGGCTGTACAGTCTTACCAGCTTAACCAGGCTAAGGATTCTGACTTTAAATAA
- the secG gene encoding preprotein translocase subunit SecG, with the protein MDTIFTLLMVLIMIASILLVIVVMAQNPKGGGLSSTFGGASSAQFGVQRTNDFMEKATWTLGGTIIVLILISVVVTGKPSQVAPAQQQPVKKEAPAKQSAPASSTTTTPAPAPVAPAK; encoded by the coding sequence ATGGATACTATATTTACACTATTGATGGTTCTTATTATGATTGCTAGTATTTTATTAGTGATTGTTGTTATGGCTCAAAACCCAAAAGGTGGAGGTCTTTCCAGTACGTTCGGAGGGGCATCTTCTGCTCAGTTTGGAGTACAGAGAACCAATGATTTCATGGAAAAAGCAACATGGACTCTAGGCGGAACTATCATCGTTCTTATCCTTATAAGCGTTGTTGTTACTGGTAAACCGTCACAAGTGGCTCCAGCTCAACAGCAACCAGTTAAAAAAGAAGCTCCGGCAAAACAATCTGCTCCTGCTTCTTCTACAACTACTACTCCGGCTCCAGCACCAGTTGCACCGGCTAAATAA
- a CDS encoding glycosyltransferase family 2 protein: MNMKLSIIIVNYNVTQLLRNCLWSIQKYVKEVEYEVIVIDNASTDSSWRDLISEFPEVQFIASEMNGGFSKANNQAIHYAKGEYILLLNPDTEFEGFYMKNLLDFSDSQPNFGCLGIRMHDAEGNFLPESKRSVPDMFNSFEKLFTNFKKNNSKSYYRNDLEEDAVAEIEVMTGAFLLVKKEVYEKIGGLDEAYFMYGEDIDLCYTLIRNGYKNYYYGQASLLHHKGESTIKNDIYLQRFYGAMQIFIDKYYKESKPMQYSFLKAGLKLRYQIEKIKLK, translated from the coding sequence ATTAATATGAAGCTGTCTATCATTATTGTTAATTACAATGTTACCCAATTACTCAGAAATTGCCTTTGGTCTATTCAGAAATATGTAAAAGAGGTGGAATATGAGGTAATTGTAATCGATAATGCTTCTACAGACAGTTCATGGCGGGATCTCATCTCAGAATTTCCCGAAGTACAGTTTATTGCTTCGGAAATGAATGGTGGTTTTTCAAAAGCTAATAATCAGGCTATACATTATGCAAAAGGAGAATATATACTGCTTTTAAATCCCGATACGGAATTCGAAGGTTTTTATATGAAGAATCTTTTAGACTTTTCTGATAGCCAACCGAATTTTGGGTGCCTTGGAATACGGATGCATGATGCAGAAGGAAATTTTCTGCCGGAAAGCAAACGTTCGGTTCCGGATATGTTTAATTCCTTTGAAAAACTGTTTACCAATTTTAAAAAAAATAATTCCAAATCTTACTACAGGAATGACTTAGAAGAGGATGCTGTGGCTGAAATAGAAGTGATGACGGGTGCATTTTTATTGGTGAAAAAAGAGGTGTATGAAAAGATAGGAGGATTGGATGAAGCCTATTTTATGTATGGGGAAGATATTGATCTTTGCTATACTTTAATAAGAAACGGATATAAAAACTATTATTATGGTCAGGCTTCTCTTCTTCATCACAAAGGAGAAAGTACAATAAAGAATGATATTTATTTGCAGCGCTTTTATGGTGCTATGCAGATCTTTATTGATAAATATTATAAAGAATCAAAACCAATGCAGTATTCTTTCTTAAAAGCAGGTCTAAAGCTTCGTTACCAGATTGAGAAGATTAAGCTGAAGTAA
- the recR gene encoding recombination mediator RecR — protein sequence MDYPSKVLAKAVDEISGLPGIGKKTALRLALHLLKQPSSRAVSLGNSLINLVNEIKYCKECHNFSDFDICEICSNEKRSGELICIVEDVRDVIAIENTGKYGGKYLILGGKISPMEGVGPSQLNIPSIERKLNEGKVKEFIFALSATMEGDTTAYYIYKKFKNFNVNFSSIARGISVGDELEYADEISLGRSIINRLPYNEKD from the coding sequence ATGGATTACCCAAGTAAAGTGTTGGCAAAGGCGGTTGATGAAATTTCAGGGTTACCTGGGATTGGAAAGAAAACGGCTTTGAGATTAGCATTACATTTATTAAAGCAACCCAGTTCCAGAGCAGTGAGCCTTGGAAATTCCCTGATTAATCTTGTCAACGAGATAAAATACTGTAAAGAGTGTCATAATTTTTCTGATTTTGACATCTGTGAGATTTGCAGTAATGAGAAAAGAAGCGGTGAGTTGATTTGTATTGTTGAAGATGTTCGGGACGTAATTGCCATTGAAAATACAGGGAAGTACGGTGGGAAATATCTGATTTTGGGTGGGAAAATCTCTCCGATGGAAGGCGTAGGGCCAAGCCAGCTGAATATTCCAAGTATTGAAAGAAAACTGAATGAAGGGAAGGTAAAGGAGTTTATCTTTGCGCTGAGTGCTACGATGGAAGGAGATACCACAGCCTATTATATTTATAAAAAGTTTAAAAACTTTAATGTGAATTTTTCAAGTATTGCAAGGGGAATTTCAGTAGGAGATGAACTGGAATATGCTGATGAAATTTCACTCGGAAGATCTATTATCAACAGATTACCATACAACGAAAAGGATTAA